In Erpetoichthys calabaricus chromosome 11, fErpCal1.3, whole genome shotgun sequence, the DNA window GCACAGCCGGTTTCCTCATCGACACTCCGCAGGTTGTTAGGCAAAGCACCTGCAGTCGTAAAGGAATAAAAagagtcaaaaacagaaaaagggagGTTGAAAGGGAATCGAGAGAAGAGATTGAGGATAGAaagaacagagaaagaaagagaaatgggAGAGAAAAATCAAGGAGAATTTGTAAAGAAAGAAGAGGATTGGGAGCTGGGAGTCTAGGGGGTCGGGAGGAAGACCCTCATGGACTTGAGAGGAATGGTGCTACAGGGtcaggtcactcctgctgagcacagAGGGAGCAGGTGCGGCCAGTTGGCTTCAAGGGATTGTCCTGCAGATGTCTAAAGGATAGTGGTGGGATGAGGAAGCCAGGCTTGGGCATTCCAGCAGTGACCAGCTGAGGTGGCTGGAGTGCAAGCTGTACAATGGATGACCGTGCTTGATTGCGTCTCTTACCAACTGAGGAGACCTGATGGATAGGGAAGGACAGGTAAGAGAGGAAAGGCTGTATGGTATGCTGGTGGAGGAAAGAAAAGCATCCTGAATTCATCTTGGGGTTTATCCCTGATTTTAGCCCTTGTTTAGATTATCTATTTATTAACTGATTTTATCACCCATGATGAGCATTgatttttattggattatataTTTCTTGGAGAAActgcaatttatttatgtatttatttgatacTTATATGAATAAACTGCAAAATGTAGTTTAGTTACACCAGTCTTGTTTTGTGTCACTTCAGTGCACTAGTCCATCTCAATTTCCTGACTATTGATTCCCCAGATTCAAGAAGATACCATGCTGTGTGCACCGGGGCTTCACAAGCTGATATTTGTGTGTGCCGGGGAAATGCGAACAAGATGGCACTGCAGGATGTGCCATTAACTGAAGACAAATCAGGCAGCAGTATGTTCATCAGACAATCTGAATTAGTGGTAGATTCATAACAATTAATGCATATCATACATTTGTGAGgggttcagcccggacacaaccacACGGGCACCAACTCTTCATTATTACACACGCTTTTATTAACAGTTCTCCAaacacacagcacagtgctcccagcactaacCACCTCTAACATGGGCCTTTCTCTCTcagtccgtgggccgcctttcctctcttcacgggagcttcgtcctgctcccactcccgactataactccctgattgtagggaggtggccccttttattctcacctggatgtgctccaggtgcctgataacattcttccggcagcacttcctggtgtggcggaagtgctgcccttgcacccagaagcactctgggcgtccctggaagactcttcatccatcttcccgggtgtggcaggTGAATGCCTCCCAGGCTCTCTGAGGCTTGGGGTGCCccatggcggtggccacaggccccaacgggcttgagcctccttgctcctctcctgtggtcctctcccgatccagggtggttgccccctcgcggCCTGGAGGACGCAAATGCCACCCCCcgatccttccaggcgtcccggctgggtctgtcccccagcctcctgtgacattaTACACATGGTTTACTCTATTTGATCTTTGAGAATAAagctaatttattttaattaaagaatacaCATAATTTATTTACTTCTTCCATCCAATGTTGCTAGGTTATTCTTCAGAACCTTACAACccagaactggataagcaggtcagaaaacagatggatggataactgaaAACCGGATAGTGGTATTGACTTCTTGGAAATTGAGCTCTAGGAAATATCACACTAGGAGTAGCAGGGTGTTTGTTGGGTGACGAGGTTTATTTCAGTGGTGCTTTGCCTTATTTTGCCTCTTTTTGTGGGATCTGAAGGTAAATTCATCTGAAATCTTTTTGGATCACGGTAATAGGACCTGGCCACAGTGTAGGGACACAGACCTGACGTGCAGTATGGTTAGATTTGTATGCATTTACCTTTGACATATCACCTTGGTGTGAACTCAGTAAcacaataaaagtctttgtgatGTGTGATCAGTAAAACCACAGTGAAATGTTGACAGGAGACCCTTTGTGAGTAGTGCTGGTGGAAATGTCACTGTAAAGGTATGCCCCTTGCCactgtgaattaaaaaaagtGAATTCTTCCCTAGTCAGTGTGCATTTAAAGATGTATCAAAAAAAGCGTACCCTTTTCAATATTCAAAGTCCTCACCCAACACATATCTTGAACCTGGCATTTGTAAGGGTGGATGCTGTTTTGTAGCTCCTCCTGATTTCTTTCATGGTTAGGAGCAATCTCACAAAGCTGGATAACTGGGACATGACTGGCCTATCTCGGCCCACTCTCCTCTCCTCCCTAGGAGAAGAAGATTTGCTACCCAATTATTTAACAGTCTGACCAGAATAACACTTTCAATTCATCCATTTGAGTATGGCAGGGTGCTGCATTCCCTCCCTGAAGCATATGGTGTTTGAAACAACCCTAGACAGggtcacacacacatccacatccacactCACAATTTTGTAATATAGAATTACAAATTACCTCAACACAAATGTATTTGGCGTGAAAATGGAATACCCACAAGAAAACTCAGGCTGTTGCAGGACAAACATACAAACACCACTTTGACCAGGTGCAGGATGTTAGATTCCATGAGGACAGCCAATGTGGCATCCCTCAACACTACAACAGCAACATGTATTTatagagcacgttttcatacaaattatgtagctcaaagtgcattacaaggtgaagaaagaaaaaagaagaatataaaaataagatttggaaatattaagtaacaaagaatgatggccaggaggacagaaaaaaaaaacaaaatctgcaggggttccaaggccacgagaccgcccagcccctacTGGGCTCTAATTACCATTAATTTCTATTTTGAATGAGCAGatgataaattaatatttatgtgGCTCTGTgattaaggatctgtgctggtatctggaaggttggcACTTCAAAGCCCATTACTGCCAAAaagggtccttgagcaagacctttaTGCTGAAAATTGCTCCAAGAGCTCTGTACATTGGATAACCCTGTGCGCTGAACCTTAAAGGTCAAGTGAAAAGACAATTtacccttggggttaataaaatatatcaaatcaaacACAATGTCAGATAATGCAATGCTGAAATGGCAAATGTTAGCCCTTTTacttatccatctatccattttctaaacctgcttatgcAGGGCACGAGGCAGCTGAAGCCTATTACAGCAAGCATAGTGTGAAAGGCTGGAATAATCCATGAGCAGGAGGGAATAAGCCcctcacagggtgaacacacatacacacacaagttaTTTAATTGAATATGAGGGTAACAAAGGGATTTACACAGGTGAGAGCAGGGAGAGATCTTCCCTCTGCTTTCATCACTTAAGATATTTGTTCATCCAAGTTAATTTTAGACTGCAGAGAGCACAGGCTGGACATAGATGATGAATCACGCCCAGCCAGGTTCATTCAGTCATTAATAAGACACATTGCAGCAAAGGGTTTTGCTTCTAATCTTTATTATGCTTTTCTAGATTACTTGGTGCAGATTTACTTAGAAAGTTGTTGTCTAATTTCTTCAGGAGACATTTGTGAGAGGAGATGAGCAGGTTACTCCTTCAGGGTGAGCTTGTCGAACAAGTACTCAGCCAGCCCACCACTGCTGGATCCAGTCTTCCTCAGGTTGGTGATGTGGTCACCCAGTTTCTTGATGATCTCAACCTGTTCTTTCAAATAGTGTGTCTCCAGGAAATCACAGAGCTGTGGAATTAAGATAGAAAGGGATGTTGAGAATCAAGAAGTTTCATGTCTGGACTGGAGATCATTCTCATATCATATTTATCATCAACTAAATTTCATAAACGTACCTTTAATATAAAGACCTAAGTTGTTTTTTGTACACTAGATTGTTATGGTAACTTGTTCTATGTATCTACAACTTTATGGATAAAAAACAATTCCACTATTCATATAACATCTATTTTTAAAcctgcattttaaaatttctatTGATTGAGAGTCAGGTAAGCAATGATGGGATAACAAGAACTTTATCAACTCCGAAGAGGAACACAGTCCTTTAAAGAACAGATTCATGCCATTGCCTATGTTCCTTTTTGTTATTGCAGAAAATTTGATGTTTAAGTGTCACCTTCAATCAACTTTGCTTATTCCTTTCATCTTTGAAATGGTACCCGGCTCATTGTTTGAAACCTTTAGCCTTGAAATATGGATGCCTTTGATCTTCTTGTCTATTGCTGTTACACCCACCTTTTAGCTGCACACAATATTTCTCACCAGTATATTATACAAGTAATAATTTTTAACTTGTTCGCCACAAACTATGCTGTATAACCAGGCTCCTTATAGCCTTTGTAATGTCTTCTACACAATAACAGTCACTAGTCTTTCTCATAAACAATACTTACTTGGTTCATTGATATTTTGATTTCCCTAAACATGGCAATTACAAAAATAGGGAGCTATGGAGGAGACCAAGATAGGTAATGAGGGATTTGTCCATCTGTTTTAGTGGTGCTATGTGAGCCACAAAGATCAGATCACCTCCACACCTCCAATTCTTAAATTTCTACAGGTAAATGAAGAGCAGCTCCTATTGTTCTGTGTTTGCTGTCTGAAAGCGTCCGTAATATCACTTAACTCAAATTAGCTACATCGAGGTTGTGAACTTCACAGGATGGCAAATTATTTATTCATCAACTTGATACCGAAGCACAGGTGTTTGTCAGCTTTGACTTCACTGGGTAAATGTTATTTCTAAATGAACAGATGGTTTTTAGTAGTTTAAGATTTGGGATTTCATGGTGTCACACTTTTGCAAATTCCTGTCCGTAGTAGCTTCTGTGctctgtgtattttatatataaatgaaggctCACTCTTGAGTCTTTGAGATTTGAGCACAATAAATGGCCTGTCTGGCACAGCTTTACATACTAATCTTTATACTTACGTGAGGGTCCGCACGGTCAGTGGCAACCTTGTGCATATCCAGCAGAGCCTGGTTGATATTTTTCTCCAGCTGTAGTGCAGACTGAACAGCATCCAGACCACTGCCCCACTCATCCTTGTCGGGTTTCTGAAGGTAAAGAAAGAACATTGATGTCACACTGGCATGTCAGGTAGAATGGGGGTTGCAAAATGTTAGCTTATCTGTGACGTGAATGTTATTATAACTAGAATAATGACAATTTGTTGGTCTTGGAGCAACATCACCATCTGTAAGCAGCAGTGTCTGCAAACAACTGTGTGCCAAGGCACCATGGACAGCAGATAATGAACCAAGCAAATGCTGAACACTGAGTGGGCATCACTCTGGTAGAAAGGTTTGTCACATGACTTTCTAATGCTTTAAGGCATAAGCACCATTGAAGTAAGGAGCTACGTGAAACAAGTACTGAAGTATCACTTGAGGTGGAGGTAAAAGTAGAATCGTTgtgtgttatctatctatctatctatctatctatctatctatctatctatctatctatctatctatctatctatctatctatctatctatctatctatctatctatctatctatctatctatctatctatctatctatctatctatctatctatctatctatgaaattgGGAGATGCCTCACTGAAGGCCCTCTACCACAATACTGAgccctatctatttatctatctattatagaagAACAACACCTATTGAAAGACAGAGCAATGTGCCTTATGGATGGGTCAGCCCATTGGAAGCGCAACAAGAAAGGCATTCTCTGCCATAGCTGCAAAGATGGCAGAAGATGCCAATTTAGAACTAGGTATGGTGCCATCCCGGCAGAACTGAATTGAAGAACCATACTCGGCCAGGAGGTCAGTGTGATCAGGCGAGACAACTGGTCAGGGCTACATGCTCCCCCAATATTTTACGTGACATAATCCCTGGGCACCGCTACCAGTATGGACACctacaaggcatgctgggaactgtagtccgaGGTGTGGTTCTGTGAGAATTTGTGATTCCTACTCTCGGGAACTTCTGCTAGACCCGAAAGTGCTTCTCTCAGGCTATGCCCTAGcattggaagtactcccaggtctaagataaaagaagccgctCAATCTCATCTAGGGAGAATgaggagaggagctggacaacactcgTCTGGGAGAAGTGGAGTAATAAATTAAGAAAGATAAAGGGAGAGAGAGGAGAAAAGAATATTTGTGGATACACTTGTTGTAAGGTACTTTGGATAATACACCTGCTCTATTTGTTTTACAGTTGTGTTTAAGGGGTGCTGCATTGCCCCCTACTGAATCTTAGTGTGTCTCATCTCTGCTGCAGCTGTTCTGGTTAGGATATGTGTATACAGAATATTAATATATTTGCAGTCTCCagatacatattttataaaaaaaaaaaacaagcttgtcAGGTAAACTGATGATTTTAACTTGTAAAAGTATGAGTATGAATTTGAGTGGGCTTTGTTCTGGACTGGTGTCATATTCATGACTGTTTCCTTCATGGACACAGACATGACCCCAGATTGCTGGCTGGTTTTGTAATATATTTGTTAGGCCaattgaaatttatttatttaaatttctgttGAGGTAATCAGAGCTCTCCACTCTTTTCTTAGCCCCACAGCAAATTCTCACCCTGATGTCTTGCAGGAAGATGCGGCCGCCCCTCTTGTTCTGGAACTCCATGAGCTTGTTGGCATGTTCTTTTTCCTCTTCGCTCAACTCCTTGAAGAACTTAGCAAAGCCTTCCAGGGCCACATCATCACGCTTGAAGTAGTGAGCCTGTGTGTTAAGAATTAAGTTTGGAATGAAATGGGAAAGTGAGCTGCAAAAAACACTGCagagaaatataattaaaaattaaaaaagt includes these proteins:
- the LOC114660671 gene encoding ferritin, middle subunit-like, whose product is MASQVRQNYHSDCEAAINRMVNMELCASYTYLSMAHYFKRDDVALEGFAKFFKELSEEEKEHANKLMEFQNKRGGRIFLQDIRKPDKDEWGSGLDAVQSALQLEKNINQALLDMHKVATDRADPHLCDFLETHYLKEQVEIIKKLGDHITNLRKTGSSSGGLAEYLFDKLTLKE